From a single Paenibacillus sp. FSL R5-0345 genomic region:
- a CDS encoding glycosyltransferase has product MWLLMVIGVGCLSGFILFRKNTLSTYHEPNQGPEKLSIIIPARNEEYNLRYLLDSLQSQTLTPYEIIVVDDFSEDRTKEIAESYGVKVIVNSSLPEGWTGKSWAVWNGYLQASGDIFAFLDADIRLKPNALASLLTARELSKGVISVVPFHHTEKLFEKLALIMNMLGIFTFTSVFERNNAKKGLYGSCILALRQDYEKVNGHQSIRSEVLDDLSLGEKFISAGVPIRNFIGYGLVSFRMYPKGIKSEIEGFSKGAVLSTSTLSPLTIVPIALWVVGLIVSETVFVFANTSWFMPLLIGYLLYMFQFFYFIKYVGVFGIVIPVFHVVATLFFILIMLYSIYQVVFLRHVSWKGRHIQVGGHRD; this is encoded by the coding sequence ATGTGGTTGTTAATGGTTATAGGCGTTGGATGTCTCTCCGGTTTTATTTTGTTCAGAAAAAATACCTTGAGCACTTATCACGAGCCTAATCAAGGACCGGAGAAATTGTCCATTATCATTCCTGCAAGGAATGAAGAATATAATTTGCGTTATCTGCTCGATTCACTTCAGTCTCAGACCCTTACACCCTATGAAATTATTGTGGTGGATGACTTCTCAGAGGATCGGACCAAAGAAATTGCCGAAAGCTATGGGGTTAAGGTTATTGTGAACAGCAGTCTCCCTGAGGGATGGACGGGTAAGAGCTGGGCAGTCTGGAATGGATATTTACAAGCCTCGGGCGATATCTTTGCTTTTTTGGATGCGGATATCCGATTAAAGCCTAACGCTTTGGCGTCATTATTAACAGCAAGGGAGCTATCGAAAGGTGTCATTTCGGTAGTTCCTTTTCATCATACAGAAAAGCTGTTTGAGAAGCTCGCCTTAATCATGAATATGCTGGGGATCTTCACCTTCACTTCGGTTTTTGAACGGAATAACGCCAAAAAAGGACTGTACGGCTCATGTATTCTAGCTTTAAGGCAGGATTATGAAAAAGTTAATGGTCATCAAAGTATTAGATCTGAAGTGCTGGATGATTTGTCTTTAGGAGAAAAGTTTATCTCGGCCGGTGTTCCGATTCGAAATTTTATCGGTTATGGCTTAGTATCGTTTCGCATGTATCCGAAGGGGATCAAAAGTGAAATAGAAGGCTTCAGTAAAGGGGCTGTCTTAAGCACCTCAACGTTAAGTCCACTGACGATTGTTCCAATTGCACTTTGGGTTGTTGGACTTATTGTTTCAGAAACCGTATTTGTTTTTGCGAATACTTCATGGTTTATGCCTTTATTGATAGGTTATCTTCTTTATATGTTTCAATTCTTTTATTTTATTAAATATGTAGGGGTATTCGGCATCGTTATTCCTGTATTTCACGTGGTGGCTACTCTTTTCTTTATCTTGATCATGCTTTATTCGATTTATCAGGTCGTTTTTCTAAGGCATGTAAGCTGGAAAGGAAGGCATATCCAGGTGGGAGGCCATAGGGACTAA
- a CDS encoding MFS transporter, whose protein sequence is MATFFLIIIYLAFISLGLPDSLLGSAWPVMRMDLNASLGTAGILSMVIAVGTIVSSLMSGVILKRFGTGKVTLVSCIMTAVALLGFAWSPSLVWLIVAAIPLGLGAGSVDAGLNSYVATHYKAHHMSWLHCFWGVGATLGPIIMGSFISGEGLWRQGYLTVAYIQLSLVVILFVTLPLWKKVAGNNSNPNVESDHDFNQSELEHAAENIKPWKLRGVKLAMLTFLFYSAIETSMGLWGSSFLVNIKDVPASTAATWVSFFYLGITFGRMVTGFITFRMSNKQLIRYGQLIALIGTILLVLPLPTIVSLVGFMIVGLGLAPIFPCMLHETPVRFGKKHAQSIMGFQMATAYTGTTLVPPFIGLLASNFTLGIFPAMIVFFAIVMLLCTEKLNKYSAKVNVG, encoded by the coding sequence ATGGCAACTTTTTTTCTAATTATTATTTATTTAGCATTTATTAGTTTAGGACTGCCAGATTCATTGCTTGGATCCGCATGGCCGGTGATGAGAATGGATTTAAATGCTTCATTAGGTACTGCTGGAATCCTCTCGATGGTTATTGCAGTAGGCACAATTGTATCGAGTTTGATGAGCGGTGTAATTCTTAAACGTTTTGGTACGGGGAAAGTGACCCTTGTAAGCTGTATCATGACTGCTGTAGCGTTGCTTGGTTTTGCATGGTCACCTTCATTAGTCTGGTTAATTGTTGCTGCGATTCCACTAGGTTTAGGTGCAGGATCTGTAGATGCCGGATTAAACAGTTATGTTGCTACGCACTATAAAGCGCATCATATGAGTTGGTTGCATTGTTTCTGGGGTGTAGGCGCTACACTGGGTCCTATTATTATGGGATCTTTTATCTCTGGAGAAGGTCTATGGCGACAAGGTTATCTTACGGTTGCTTATATTCAATTGAGTTTAGTGGTTATTCTATTCGTCACGCTGCCTTTATGGAAAAAAGTGGCTGGAAACAATAGCAACCCAAATGTTGAAAGTGATCATGACTTCAATCAGTCTGAGCTAGAACATGCAGCTGAGAACATAAAGCCTTGGAAACTAAGAGGGGTAAAACTAGCGATGTTAACCTTCTTATTTTATTCTGCCATTGAAACGAGTATGGGTTTATGGGGGAGTAGTTTTCTTGTGAATATCAAAGATGTCCCTGCATCGACTGCTGCTACATGGGTGTCGTTTTTTTACCTAGGGATTACTTTTGGTAGAATGGTGACGGGCTTCATTACTTTTAGAATGAGTAATAAACAGCTAATTCGATACGGTCAACTTATTGCTTTAATCGGTACAATATTGTTAGTACTGCCGCTTCCAACGATAGTTTCACTAGTAGGATTTATGATTGTCGGTCTGGGATTAGCCCCTATTTTCCCATGTATGCTACATGAAACCCCTGTACGATTCGGGAAGAAGCATGCTCAGTCAATTATGGGCTTTCAGATGGCAACAGCTTATACTGGTACCACGCTGGTACCGCCATTTATCGGTTTACTGGCCTCGAATTTTACGTTGGGTATTTTTCCTGCGATGATCGTTTTTTTCGCTATCGTCATGCTTTTATGTACAGAAAAGCTTAATAAATACTCAGCTAAAGTAAATGTAGGTTAA
- a CDS encoding ROK family transcriptional regulator, translating to MSSDKRLPSQQLKSEIIRNIRTALLELGRATKAELSQRLQYSFPTISKFLMQMEETGEVTIIGLDESSGGRRAIRYAYNPNYRLGMAIFLEKNETNYTIYNCIGDVVKEGNLPSILEEDVSTLVSLIEGEKKANPKIKSVAIGVPGAVKHGKIFLIPGYAKYQNLDLKSYIEDQLSIPIIVENDMNAAVIGYMAQRNLKENISLMYLYLGKNGPGAGIAVNGEIVRGKTFFSGEVQYMPQYDNRNFIEALTGDQGGSSMQAEHKVDAISRLVATMTSILNPHYIIFCEDELTPAMVNQIAERTATYVPKEHLPELAVSDLKRDYLNGLQSLGLGLLVSQQID from the coding sequence ATGTCAAGTGATAAAAGACTTCCTTCACAGCAACTTAAATCCGAAATTATTCGGAATATTCGAACAGCATTATTAGAATTAGGAAGGGCTACGAAGGCGGAGTTAAGTCAAAGATTACAATACAGTTTTCCAACGATCAGTAAATTTCTAATGCAGATGGAAGAGACTGGGGAAGTAACGATCATCGGCCTTGATGAGTCTAGTGGCGGAAGAAGGGCAATAAGATACGCCTATAATCCGAATTACCGATTAGGGATGGCTATTTTTTTGGAAAAAAATGAAACAAACTATACGATCTATAATTGCATTGGCGATGTTGTAAAAGAAGGGAATTTACCTAGTATTCTTGAGGAAGACGTTAGTACACTGGTCTCGCTTATCGAAGGTGAAAAAAAGGCCAATCCCAAGATTAAATCTGTGGCGATTGGTGTTCCAGGCGCGGTGAAACACGGGAAGATTTTTCTGATCCCAGGTTATGCGAAATATCAGAATCTAGATTTAAAAAGCTATATAGAAGATCAACTCTCGATCCCGATCATTGTGGAAAATGATATGAATGCCGCTGTAATCGGTTATATGGCGCAAAGAAATTTGAAGGAGAATATTTCTCTGATGTATCTGTATTTAGGGAAAAATGGTCCGGGAGCCGGAATAGCGGTTAATGGTGAAATTGTTCGGGGAAAGACGTTTTTTTCAGGGGAAGTTCAATATATGCCCCAGTATGACAATCGGAATTTCATAGAAGCATTAACTGGAGATCAAGGTGGATCAAGCATGCAGGCGGAACATAAAGTAGATGCGATTAGTCGGTTAGTGGCTACTATGACCTCTATTTTGAATCCGCATTATATTATTTTTTGTGAGGATGAGTTAACTCCAGCTATGGTTAATCAAATTGCTGAGCGAACTGCTACATATGTTCCTAAGGAACATCTTCCGGAATTAGCGGTAAGTGACTTGAAGCGTGATTATCTGAATGGATTACAGAGTCTTGGATTAGGTTTATTAGTTTCACAACAAATAGATTAG
- a CDS encoding GNAT family N-acetyltransferase produces the protein MKKEMLSDLPVFHCPNGYLIRHFEPDDERNWEELIRHSFMREVKFAHKISEHVPLYSERLLFICRGNQPVATATAWESGSEDHKNWYLHMVGVRPEYSGKGLGYAVSLAVLHKIRDSGGKVACLETDDFRLPAIRVYLKLGFQPVYLDESHPGRWERILKRL, from the coding sequence ATGAAAAAAGAAATGCTGTCCGACTTACCTGTTTTTCACTGTCCTAACGGGTATCTAATTCGTCATTTCGAGCCGGATGATGAACGAAACTGGGAGGAGCTTATCCGCCATTCTTTTATGAGGGAAGTTAAATTTGCACATAAAATCAGTGAGCATGTACCGCTTTATTCTGAGCGCTTGCTGTTCATTTGCCGTGGGAATCAGCCTGTTGCGACAGCTACGGCCTGGGAGTCGGGTAGTGAGGACCATAAGAACTGGTACTTGCATATGGTTGGGGTGCGTCCAGAATATTCCGGTAAAGGACTCGGTTATGCTGTGAGTCTAGCTGTCTTACACAAAATAAGAGATTCAGGGGGGAAGGTGGCATGTTTAGAAACCGATGATTTCAGACTGCCCGCCATCCGCGTTTATTTGAAATTAGGATTTCAGCCTGTGTACTTGGATGAAAGCCATCCTGGTAGATGGGAACGAATCCTGAAAAGGCTTTAA
- a CDS encoding Gfo/Idh/MocA family protein, whose translation MNRQPVRLAIVGGNRGASFMNALYSLSDRIHLTATCDLNEWVLNQWKEKFPEIRTYRDYHEMLKDSAIDAVFILSPMHLHARQSIDALKAGKHVLSEVISIQSLEEAWELIETVEQTGLKYMMSENYCFSRSNLTIKHMADQGMFGEITYLEGGYIHDLRHLTHHPDGSLTWRGQLHQQYNGINYPTHSIGPVAQWINLNKPEGDRLKSVSTFVSKSRSLQYYFGEHYGKDHPAAREGFWRQGDSAVAVIETEKGVLIELRVDWSSVRPHNKTHYLLQGTEGAYITGRHQYEEDLIWFKNLSPKNIADGEEMWEPLSSYQPLYDHPTWKKWGEYAAGTKHGGGDFMVLEEFISAIQEDRTPSVDVYDAVTWSSVFTLSMESVENDGKAIAFPDFKSKVRI comes from the coding sequence ATGAATCGTCAGCCAGTAAGATTAGCGATCGTAGGTGGAAATCGCGGGGCCAGTTTTATGAATGCACTGTACTCTCTATCGGATCGGATACATCTGACCGCCACTTGTGACTTGAATGAGTGGGTGCTTAACCAATGGAAAGAGAAATTTCCGGAAATTCGAACGTATCGGGATTATCATGAAATGCTAAAGGATTCAGCGATTGATGCGGTATTTATCTTAAGCCCCATGCATTTGCATGCCAGACAATCTATTGATGCTTTAAAAGCAGGAAAACATGTCCTAAGCGAAGTGATTTCGATCCAATCCTTAGAGGAAGCTTGGGAGCTTATAGAAACTGTTGAACAAACCGGACTTAAATATATGATGTCTGAAAATTACTGCTTCTCGCGCTCCAATCTAACGATTAAACATATGGCGGATCAAGGCATGTTCGGTGAAATTACTTATCTGGAAGGCGGCTATATCCATGATTTACGTCATTTGACTCATCATCCGGATGGTTCTCTGACTTGGCGAGGGCAATTACATCAGCAGTATAACGGGATCAATTATCCGACGCATTCTATAGGTCCGGTTGCCCAATGGATTAACCTCAACAAGCCTGAGGGTGATCGATTAAAAAGCGTTTCGACTTTTGTTTCCAAATCTAGATCCTTACAATATTATTTCGGAGAGCATTATGGAAAAGATCACCCGGCAGCACGGGAAGGATTCTGGCGGCAAGGAGATAGTGCGGTTGCGGTCATTGAAACGGAAAAAGGCGTGCTAATTGAACTGCGCGTAGACTGGTCCTCCGTTAGACCCCATAATAAAACACATTATTTGCTGCAAGGAACTGAGGGAGCATATATTACGGGTCGTCATCAGTACGAAGAGGATTTGATCTGGTTCAAGAATCTCTCGCCCAAAAATATAGCGGATGGAGAGGAAATGTGGGAGCCGTTAAGCAGCTATCAGCCACTCTATGATCATCCAACATGGAAAAAATGGGGCGAATACGCTGCTGGGACGAAACATGGCGGAGGTGATTTTATGGTGCTTGAGGAATTCATTTCTGCTATTCAGGAGGATCGGACACCTTCAGTAGACGTATATGATGCCGTTACTTGGAGCTCTGTGTTTACATTGTCTATGGAATCAGTAGAGAATGACGGGAAAGCAATAGCCTTTCCTGATTTTAAATCGAAGGTGAGGATTTGA
- a CDS encoding metallophosphoesterase family protein: MRLAIIGDLHYPDELLNNKVLIKEARDAFYEQFMNLFLSIPADYHISVGDMVHAGEFSEFNYILSKIKDSKHPRRFLHVLGNHDTYTYPKQEILSVTRQQRYSVIEETNAIIILLDTARENRDDWSGTLDDEQLAWLEEQMKRKSEKPLFVFGHHPLYNTTARSTEPMMSLDPSLDIWPILKQWQGVGFYFNGHNHVHSIVSKENWHFIQTASILDIPAARILTVLEDEIRLEMVNLASEQLSKWSSLFTFSIFDYEKYPQAEGETRDQELIINRVQMDRKQVDQQ, encoded by the coding sequence ATGAGGCTGGCGATTATCGGGGACTTACACTATCCGGACGAATTGTTAAACAACAAGGTTTTGATTAAAGAGGCACGAGATGCTTTTTACGAGCAATTTATGAATCTATTCTTGTCCATTCCAGCTGATTATCATATTTCTGTGGGGGATATGGTTCATGCGGGAGAATTTAGCGAATTTAATTATATCCTGAGTAAGATTAAAGACAGTAAACATCCTAGACGTTTTCTGCATGTTCTTGGCAATCATGATACGTACACTTATCCTAAGCAAGAAATCCTTTCGGTCACCCGGCAGCAGCGATACAGTGTTATCGAAGAAACAAATGCGATCATTATATTGCTGGATACCGCACGGGAAAATCGAGATGATTGGAGCGGAACCCTTGATGATGAACAATTAGCCTGGCTCGAAGAACAAATGAAGCGGAAATCGGAAAAGCCTTTATTCGTTTTCGGCCACCATCCTCTGTATAATACGACGGCTAGATCCACTGAGCCAATGATGTCACTGGACCCCAGCTTGGATATTTGGCCGATATTGAAGCAGTGGCAAGGTGTGGGCTTCTATTTCAATGGCCACAATCATGTACATTCCATCGTAAGTAAAGAAAACTGGCATTTCATTCAAACGGCCTCTATTCTGGATATTCCTGCTGCTCGAATCCTTACTGTGCTTGAAGATGAAATAAGGTTAGAGATGGTTAATCTGGCCAGCGAGCAATTGAGTAAGTGGTCTTCATTATTTACCTTCAGCATTTTTGATTATGAAAAATATCCGCAGGCTGAAGGAGAGACGAGAGATCAGGAACTAATCATCAATCGGGTTCAAATGGACAGAAAGCAGGTGGATCAGCAATGA
- a CDS encoding carbohydrate ABC transporter permease: MEDNPLKLPLVLRQNSSKALEEERILNSGRTKRRIQQILWHAVGFAFAAVWIIPFLWVVRTAFIPKDIAIDSGWSWSFTFENLIHVWNGAPFGQFLMNTLLVCGVVLAVQLVTMTMAAYAFARVRFFGKDLLFMLFLVQIMVPPDVLIFSNYQVLNEMGLLDTKLGIMLPYFASSFGVFLLRQSFKQLPYELDEAARVEGASRLHILSRIYVPLSRPIYVSFAIVSVSFHWNDFLWPLIVTNSEENRLLTVGLAMFAKATEAGAQWSDVCAATLIVSAPLMIGFFLFQRQVIGSFMSSGIKG, encoded by the coding sequence ATGGAGGATAATCCACTAAAGCTGCCCTTAGTATTAAGGCAGAATAGCAGTAAAGCTTTAGAAGAGGAGCGCATTCTAAACTCCGGTAGAACGAAGCGCCGAATCCAGCAGATCCTGTGGCATGCGGTTGGATTTGCTTTTGCAGCGGTCTGGATCATTCCTTTCCTATGGGTGGTAAGAACGGCTTTTATACCCAAAGATATCGCTATTGATTCGGGATGGTCTTGGAGCTTCACGTTTGAGAATCTGATTCATGTCTGGAATGGAGCACCTTTTGGACAGTTTTTAATGAATACATTGCTGGTGTGCGGTGTTGTTCTTGCTGTGCAGCTGGTTACGATGACGATGGCTGCTTATGCGTTCGCGCGGGTACGTTTCTTCGGAAAAGATCTGCTATTCATGTTATTTTTAGTGCAAATTATGGTGCCACCGGATGTTCTTATCTTTTCCAACTATCAGGTGTTGAACGAAATGGGCTTGCTGGATACTAAGCTGGGGATTATGCTGCCTTACTTTGCCTCCTCCTTTGGAGTGTTTCTGTTAAGGCAGTCCTTCAAGCAGTTACCCTATGAGCTCGATGAAGCCGCCCGGGTGGAAGGTGCTTCACGCCTGCATATTCTTTCAAGAATCTATGTCCCGCTGTCACGCCCCATTTATGTGTCTTTTGCTATCGTGTCGGTCAGCTTTCATTGGAATGATTTCTTGTGGCCCCTTATTGTAACCAATTCGGAGGAGAATCGCTTATTAACCGTAGGTTTGGCGATGTTCGCAAAAGCCACGGAAGCTGGAGCACAGTGGTCGGATGTCTGCGCGGCTACGCTAATTGTTTCGGCACCCTTAATGATTGGATTCTTTTTGTTCCAGCGGCAAGTGATAGGAAGTTTTATGAGCTCTGGCATTAAAGGTTAG
- a CDS encoding carbohydrate ABC transporter permease, whose product MEGLNGMNAGWSERLRRNGFGWGLVLPSLLFLCLFTYYPMFKSFWLSFYEKNLATPEPLFVGFDNYINLLHDNVFMKVFSNNIWFAIGTVPTSLALAFLMALFADKAIKGRGLARLSFFYPNMIPMIAVANIWLFLYTPHFGLFARLASWITDQPVNLLGTPDTVMGALVIMMIWKEAGYFMIFYLAGMQQIPKDLYEAAAVSGVGTFTAIRRITIPLTMPTTLFVAVVAITNSFKLVDHLWIMTKGGPNNASNLLLYYIYESTFNFYDQGMAASMTVIMIVLLLLISSLQFFGWDRKIHYE is encoded by the coding sequence ATGGAAGGATTGAATGGTATGAATGCCGGATGGAGTGAGAGGCTTAGACGAAACGGATTCGGCTGGGGACTTGTGTTGCCTTCGCTGCTCTTTCTTTGCTTGTTTACTTATTACCCTATGTTTAAATCGTTTTGGCTTAGCTTTTATGAGAAAAATTTAGCGACTCCTGAGCCTTTGTTCGTCGGTTTTGACAACTACATTAATCTATTGCATGACAATGTATTTATGAAGGTGTTCAGCAACAATATATGGTTCGCCATTGGCACAGTACCCACTTCATTGGCTTTGGCTTTCTTGATGGCACTGTTTGCTGATAAGGCGATAAAAGGGCGGGGACTGGCACGTCTTTCCTTTTTCTATCCGAATATGATCCCGATGATCGCTGTGGCGAACATCTGGTTGTTTCTGTATACTCCTCATTTTGGGCTCTTTGCCAGACTTGCTTCTTGGATCACAGATCAGCCTGTGAATTTGCTCGGAACGCCTGATACGGTGATGGGTGCATTAGTAATCATGATGATCTGGAAAGAAGCCGGATATTTTATGATTTTCTACTTAGCAGGAATGCAGCAAATTCCCAAGGATTTATATGAAGCCGCTGCAGTAAGCGGAGTCGGTACGTTTACTGCCATTCGTAGAATCACAATTCCGCTCACGATGCCGACTACCCTGTTCGTGGCCGTTGTAGCGATAACGAATTCCTTTAAGCTGGTAGACCATCTCTGGATTATGACAAAGGGCGGTCCGAATAATGCGAGTAACCTGCTGCTTTATTATATCTATGAGTCGACCTTTAATTTCTACGATCAAGGGATGGCCGCATCAATGACGGTGATCATGATCGTACTGCTGCTCCTTATTTCCTCCTTGCAGTTTTTTGGTTGGGATCGGAAAATCCATTATGAATAG
- a CDS encoding ABC transporter substrate-binding protein: MQKQTKTILTLLSVSMLAVAGCGQSNNSTAEAKENTVQPTTIAATPESTETPAAKPVEITFYYPVNVGGPLTKVIDGMASAFMEQHPEIKVNPVYTGNYGDNTVKIQAGVQAKQPPDVAVMMSTELYSMLDMNAIIPLDDFIAKDTDIQMADFYPAFVEDTQSEGKTYSLPFQRSTIVMYYNKEMFKAVGLDPEKPPTTWDELVTYAKKLNKDGHVGLEIPGNDDSYWMFQMLARQNATDPKQNIMSSDGKKAMFDTPENVEALQFWLDLSHKYKAMPEGVIDWATVPTDFIQGKTAMMMHTSGNLTNVKNNAKFEFGVAFPPAQKQFGSPTGGGNLYIFKGTSPEKQAAAWEFAKYMTASEQAALFSSSSGYVGVRKSAYDTDAMKKYTADFPQALVARDQLEYAFRELSTHNHGKVSTAITNQIQAALAGEIDAAGALKKAQAEAEQALAPFNK; this comes from the coding sequence ATGCAAAAGCAAACTAAAACCATTCTAACACTATTATCTGTTTCAATGCTGGCAGTAGCGGGCTGCGGTCAATCTAATAACAGTACGGCTGAAGCCAAAGAAAACACCGTTCAACCCACAACAATCGCTGCAACTCCGGAATCCACAGAGACACCAGCCGCTAAGCCGGTGGAGATTACATTTTATTATCCGGTTAATGTTGGTGGTCCTCTTACAAAAGTAATCGATGGGATGGCTAGTGCATTCATGGAGCAGCACCCGGAAATTAAGGTTAATCCCGTGTACACAGGAAATTACGGTGACAATACCGTAAAAATTCAAGCGGGTGTGCAAGCCAAACAACCACCTGATGTCGCGGTCATGATGTCAACGGAGCTGTACAGTATGCTCGATATGAATGCAATCATTCCGCTGGATGATTTTATTGCGAAGGACACGGATATTCAGATGGCTGATTTTTATCCCGCCTTTGTAGAGGATACACAGTCTGAAGGGAAGACGTACAGCCTGCCTTTTCAGCGGAGCACGATTGTTATGTATTACAACAAAGAAATGTTCAAAGCCGTAGGACTTGATCCAGAGAAACCACCCACTACATGGGATGAGCTTGTAACTTATGCTAAGAAGCTGAACAAAGACGGTCACGTGGGGCTGGAAATTCCGGGTAATGATGATTCGTATTGGATGTTCCAAATGCTTGCTCGGCAAAATGCTACGGATCCGAAGCAAAACATAATGTCCTCCGATGGCAAAAAAGCGATGTTCGATACGCCGGAGAATGTGGAGGCATTGCAATTCTGGTTAGATTTGTCCCATAAATATAAGGCGATGCCGGAAGGTGTTATTGATTGGGCCACGGTTCCGACAGATTTCATTCAAGGCAAAACAGCCATGATGATGCATACAAGCGGCAACTTAACCAACGTTAAAAATAACGCGAAGTTCGAATTCGGGGTAGCGTTCCCACCCGCACAAAAGCAATTTGGATCACCTACAGGCGGTGGTAACTTGTATATTTTCAAGGGAACATCTCCAGAGAAACAAGCCGCAGCTTGGGAATTCGCCAAATACATGACGGCTTCAGAACAGGCTGCCCTCTTTAGCAGCTCATCCGGTTATGTTGGTGTAAGAAAATCCGCATACGATACAGATGCAATGAAGAAATATACGGCGGATTTCCCGCAAGCTTTGGTGGCGAGAGATCAATTGGAATACGCGTTCCGAGAATTGTCCACTCATAATCATGGTAAAGTATCGACGGCAATTACGAATCAGATTCAAGCGGCCTTGGCAGGAGAGATTGATGCAGCAGGTGCGCTCAAAAAAGCGCAAGCAGAAGCAGAACAGGCACTTGCTCCCTTCAATAAGTAG
- a CDS encoding DUF6923 family protein: protein MKLKRLFSLICAGALTTSSLSLVASATPVGPDNLVSTEVEFSAESNSASAITAGWHEVSKQSFWLLDALERGQGVATDGNSWIFSSSYGLLRTGLDGKSVKARNELAIPQEIAFQGGDHIGDISYYNGKIYAPIEDGKNYQHPYIALYDVNTLKYTGTSYALPLNLHIGGVPWVAVDAARGQVYTAQWSNASVLNVLSLDDMHVITTVPLSQSIDRIQGAEVYNGVLYASTDNATQTVYQIDPETGNVSVALDRNLPSGTEAQGIAVLPTADGAQLHILDVGSNRISVNFRHYAF from the coding sequence ATGAAATTAAAGAGATTATTCAGTCTGATTTGCGCGGGGGCACTTACGACCAGTTCTTTATCTTTAGTAGCATCTGCCACACCTGTCGGACCGGATAACCTAGTAAGCACCGAGGTAGAATTCAGTGCAGAGTCCAACTCAGCTTCAGCGATCACTGCTGGATGGCATGAGGTATCCAAGCAATCCTTCTGGTTACTTGATGCCCTGGAACGGGGACAAGGGGTGGCTACAGACGGGAACTCATGGATCTTTAGTTCATCGTACGGACTCTTACGGACTGGACTCGATGGAAAATCCGTAAAAGCGCGGAATGAATTGGCTATTCCACAGGAGATTGCCTTCCAAGGTGGAGACCATATCGGTGATATTTCCTACTATAACGGTAAAATATATGCTCCTATTGAAGACGGCAAAAACTATCAGCATCCTTACATCGCCCTCTATGATGTGAACACTTTGAAATATACGGGTACATCCTATGCTTTGCCGCTAAATCTGCATATTGGCGGTGTGCCTTGGGTAGCGGTTGATGCCGCTCGCGGTCAGGTCTACACAGCACAGTGGAGTAACGCAAGCGTCTTGAATGTACTCAGTCTCGACGATATGCATGTGATCACAACCGTTCCGCTTTCCCAAAGCATAGATCGAATCCAAGGTGCCGAAGTGTACAACGGCGTTCTGTATGCCTCAACGGATAACGCAACCCAAACGGTTTATCAGATTGATCCAGAGACCGGAAATGTATCTGTAGCCCTTGATCGCAATCTGCCTAGCGGTACCGAAGCTCAAGGCATTGCTGTATTGCCCACCGCTGATGGAGCTCAGCTCCATATTCTTGATGTCGGCTCGAATCGTATTAGTGTGAACTTTCGCCATTATGCATTCTAA